From one Macadamia integrifolia cultivar HAES 741 unplaced genomic scaffold, SCU_Mint_v3 scaffold1514, whole genome shotgun sequence genomic stretch:
- the LOC122064071 gene encoding tetraketide alpha-pyrone reductase 2-like produces the protein MPEYCVTGGTGFIGAYLVKALLERGHTIRTTVRDPDADEKVGFLWEMNEAKQRLRLLKADIMVEGSFDEAVEGVDGVFHTASPVLVPYDDNIQTTLIDPATKGTLNVMKSCAKASTVKRVVLTSSCSAIRYHEHVEQKSPLNESHWSDPEYCKRYNMWYAYAKTLAEKKAWQLAKESGIDLVVVNPSFVVGPLIAPQPTSTLLLILGIIKGLTGKYPNTRIGFVHIEDVVATHILAMEESKASGRLICSSTVAHWSEIIEMLKTKYPSYPFENKCSDQKGDDNPHSMDTSKINRLGLPTFKTIPEMFDDCIKSFQEKGFL, from the exons atgccagAATACTGTGTAACAGGAGGGACGGGATTCATTGGGGCATACCTGGTCAAGGCATTGCTAGAAAGGGGTCATACCATCCGCACCACAGTACGCGATCCAG ATGCTGATGAGAAGGTTGGCTTCCTTTGGGAGATGAATGAGGCCAAGCAGAGGCTAAGGCTCTTGAAAGCTGATATAATGGTTGAAGGAAGCTTCGATGAAGCAGTCGAGGGTGTTGATGGAGTCTTCCACACAGCGTCTCCAGTTCTTGTGCCCTACGATGACAACATTCAG ACAACATTGATTGATCCAGCAACGAAGGGCACACTGAATGTCATGAAATCCTGCGCCAAAGCAAGTACAGTAAAGCGGGTTGTGCTCACCTCTTCATGCTCTGCCATAAGATACCACGAACATGTCGAACAAAAATCCCCTCTCAATGAATCACATTGGAGTGATCCTGAGTACTGCAAACGCTACAAT ATGTGGTATGCATATGCAAAGACATTAGCAGAGAAAAAAGCCTGGCAACTAGCAAAGGAGAGTGGGATTGATCTCGTGGTGGTGAACCCATCCTTCGTGGTGGGTCCCCTAATTGCACCACAACCAACCAGTACACTACTACTGATACTGGGAATTATAAAAG GTTTGACAGGAAAGTACCCAAACACAAGAATTGGGTTCGTACACATTGAAGATGTGGTAGCTACACACATATTAGCCATGGAAGAGAGTAAAGCATCAGGAAGGCTTATATGCTCGAGCACAGTTGCTCACTGGTCAGAGATCATTGAGATGCTAAAGACAAAATATCCATCATACccatttgaaaacaa GTGCAGTGATCAGAAAGGAGATGACAATCCACACAGCATGGACACAAGCAAGATTAATAGGTTGGGGCTCCCCACCTTCAAAACCATCCCCGAAATGTTTGATGACTGCATCAAAAGCTTCCAAGAGAAAGGATTCCTGTGA
- the LOC122064073 gene encoding uncharacterized protein LOC122064073, with amino-acid sequence MLDDYSFIDLLVHLLGDKHLYDINKFKIYIESVMANVNNTPIISSTDDDGEELILTTLLIVQYHYSSDLYTREPCRDSAFTGAAWVHEVLHGHANRCYEEFGMERHVFLNLCLLMRHRGWLQDSRKIRVDEQLAMFMFRITGVGPTNRAVEERFQHSGQTVSYYFGKVLQGVLKLSKEYIKAPSFDEIPMEIIANNKWWPYFKDCIDAIDGTHVTAIVPKGKQIPYRGRKGITTQNVMCACSFDMKFTFVYAGWEGSANDCRVFNRALEDPTLRFPHPPQGISIPKLSCMQMIIVYAFNVLFYHIVGKYYIVDSGYAKIDSSLVPRYGQKLWRHGQKDLSQADRNNKKTTMPRIPH; translated from the exons taaaatttatattgaaTCAGTTATGGCAAATGTCAATAATACTCCAATAATCTCCTCTACTGACGACGATGGAGAAGAATTGATTCTCACAACATTGTTGATAGTACAATATCATTATTCCAGCGATTTATACACTAGAGAACCATGCAGGGATAGTGCATTCACAGGGGCAGCATGGGTACATGAGGTGTTGCATGGGCATGCAAACCGCTGTTACGAAGAATTTGGCATGGAACGACATGTGTTTTTAAATTTATGCCTACTAATGAGACATCGTGGTTGGTTACAAGACAGTCGCAAAATTAGGGTAGATGAGCAATTGGCAATGTTCATGTTCAGAATAACAGGTGTAGGTCCTACTAATAGAGCAGTTGAGGAGAGATTCCAACATTCAGGACAGACTGTCAGCTATTACTTTGGCAAAGTATTGCAAGGGGTGCTTAAGCTTTCTAAGGAGTATATCAAAGCCCCATCGTTTGATGAGATTCCTATGGAAATAATTGCAAACAACAAATGgtggccatattttaag gattgcatTGATGCCATAGATGGTACACATGTTACTGCTATAGTTCCCAAGGGAAAACAGATCCCATATCGAGGACGAAAGGGGATAACAacccaaaatgtgatgtgtgcctgctcgtttgacatgaaattcacttttgtatatGCGGGTTGGGAAGGCAGTGCAAATGATTGCCGTGTATTCAATAGAGCCCTAGAGGATCCTACCTTGCgatttcctcatcctccccaaGGTATATCAATTCCCAAATTATCATGTATGCAAATGATTATTGTGTATGCTTTTAATGTCTTGTTTTATCATATTGTAGGGAAGTATTACATTGTAGACTCAGGATATGCGA AAATAGACTCATCATTAGTTCCTCGCTATGGGCAGAAGTTGTGGAGGCACGGTCAGAAGGATCTTTCTCAGGCTGACCGTAATAATAAGAAAACCACCATGCCAAGAATTCCCCACTAA